The Halomonas sp. HAL1 genome segment AGTGGATAACCGCCGATGGGCTTTCCCATGCCCAGCGCACAGCCCGCGAGAACGGCATGGCGATTGGCTTGATCGCTGACTTGGCGGTGGGAGCGGATGCCGGTGGCAGCCAAACCTGGAGCCGCCCAACAGATATGCTTGAAGGCGTCTCGATTGGCGCTCCACCCGACCTGTTTAATGCCTATGGTCAGGACTGGGGCCTCGCCGCCTTTTCACCCGACGGCCTGAAGCGTTCAGGCTTTCGAAGTTTCATCGACATGCTGCGCAGTGCCTTTGCCCATGCTGGCGGGGTGCGGATCGATCATATCCTTGGCTTGTTGCGACTATGGCTCATTCCCCGTGGCGCACCGCCCACTGAAGGCGGTTATCTCCGCTACCCCCTAGACGACATGCTGCGCCTAGTGGCGCTGGAATCCTGGCGACACCGTGGCATCGTAATTGGTGAAGACTTGGGCACCGTCGCCCCTGGCTTTCGCGAACACCTTTCCGCTCGCGGCATATTGGGCATGCAGGTGCTGTGGTTCGAGCAGGACGAGGCGCATAACTTCCTTGCCGCCAGCGATTGGAACCCACATGCCATGGCCACCTCTTCAACCCATGACCTGCCCACCGTGGCGGGCTGGTGGGCGGGGCGCGACATCGAATGGCGCAGCCGCTTGGGGCTGCTCAAGGAAACGCAAAGTGCTGAAAGCGAACGGCTAGCCAGGCGCCAGGAGCGAGCCAAACTCGCCGCTACGCTGGGCTTACTGGGTGTGAAGCCGACGACCGAAACGCTCGAAGCAGCCGACATACCCGCCTCGCAGGTACTCGATGCGTGTGCGCGTCACTTAGCCGCCACGCCCGCGCCGTTACTCTTGCTCCCGGTTGAAGACGCTCTAGGGCTTGAGGAACAAGCCAACTTACCGAACACGGTGGATGAGCACCCTAATTGGCGTCGGCGCTGGGCATACGATGCCAATGATTTACTGACATCGGATGAGGTTCGTCAACGGCTCGCGGCGCTGACGCGTGCACGTAAAGACTCCTCCTCTGGCAAACCATCACGATCCGCCCTATCTGGGAAATCGACTCATGAATGAAATCCTCGCGACTGTGCGGCTGCAGTTTCACCGCGACTTTACCTTAGAGGATGCCGAACACTGGGTAGACTATTACGCCAGCCTGGGGGTGAGTCATATCTATGCCTCACCGCTACAGGCATCACGTGCCGGTTCGCCCCATGGTTACGACGGCGTCGACCCCACACGCATCGACCCCGAGTTAGGCGGCGAGGCAGCGCTTGAGCGCTTAGTGTCACGGCTTCGCTCGCGCGGCATGGGGCTAATCCTTGATATTGTCCCCAACCATTTGGCGGTGGGTGGCTCACAAAACCAGTGGTGGCAGGACGTGCTGGCCTGGGGGAAGGATAGCCCCTATGCCGACTTCTTCGATATCGACTGGCACGCTGGCCTCAACAACGCCCTTAACAACGGTATCAACCACACCGACCCATCGCTTGTTGGAAAGCTGCTTGTGCCGTTCTTGGGTGACCCTTACGCCGAAATCCTGCATTCGGGTGAATTAGAACTGAGCTACGACGCTGATACGGCGGGCTTCCATGTTGATTATCACGAACACCGTTTTCCCATCGACCCTCGTCATTACGGCGACATACTACGCTTTGCTGAGCACAACGTGCTGCACGAACAGGCGGCTTTTTTCGATGCCCTGCAGCAACGCGAAGACGCCTATACCGCCGCTGACGAGGCGCGTTATCAACTAAGCAAAGTGATGGAATCCCCCGCTGCCCGGCAGTCGCTCGACGCTGTTCTGCCCCTGTTTGACGGTGCAAACCCCAACGGCGCCATTCGCCTGCATAACTTACTTGAACGCCAGCATTACCGCTTGGCGTGGTGGCGCACCGCTTCTGATGAGATCAACTGGCGGCGTTTCTTCGATGTCACCGAACTGGGTGGGCTACGCGTTGAAGTGCCGGAAGTGTTCGAGGCCGTTCATGCCCTGCCGTTACGTTTGGTCGAAGCGGGCTGGGTCGACGGCTTACGGGTCGACCACGTTGATGGACTTGCCGACCCACGCGGTTATTGCCTAAAGCTGCGCCAGCGCCTGGATGCCTTGCAAGCCAAGCGACCGGCCGATGTGCCTCTCCAAGTCGCTCTCTATGTAGAAAAGATTTTGGGTGATGGCGAAACACTACATGACGACTGGGGCGTGGACGGCACCAGCGGTTATGAGTTTATGAACGAGGTCTCAGGCATACAGCACGACCCGGCCAGCGCCGCACCACTGCGCAAGCTTTGGCAGGAAATCAGTGGCCGAGACGTTGATTTTTCAACCGAGGTACGTCTGGCCAGGCGCGAGATACTGACCTCACTGCTGGCCAGCGAATTCAATGCCTGTGCCAACGCCCTGCATGCCGTTGCCCGCGCCCAGCTTGCCAGCCGTGATATTACCCTGGCGGCCATCAGCCGGGCACTGGAAGCATTAATCGTTCACTTCCCCATTTACCGCAGCTATGCCGATGAGGCCGGGCGCCCCGCAGCCGATGCTCCCTTCTTCGCTCAGGCGATGCGAGGCGCTCGGCAGGCGCTAAATCCGCCAGATGTTGCAGTGCTCGAAGCGTTAGAGCGCTGGCTGGGCGGCGAAGCGCCTTGCGACATCGCTAAGGATGACGAGCGCCGATTGCGCCAGCGCGCCATAGTGCGCTTCCAGCAGCTCACCTCGCCGGTGGCGGCCAAGGCAGTGGAAGATACCGCGGGGTATCGTAGCGCCGTGTTGATCTCGCGAAACGATGTGGGCTTTGATGGCGAGCACTTCAGCCATTCTCCCAAGCATTTTCATGAGGCGAATGCCCGGCGTGCCCGCCAGTTCCCCCGCACCATGGTGACCACCGCCACCCACGACCACAAGCGTGGCGAAGATGTTCGCGCGCGTTTAGCAGCACTCAGCGAGCACGCCACTCACTTTGCGACAAACATTGAGCATTGGCGGCGGTTAGCCGCCCCGCTGCGCCGATCGTTGCCCAACGGGGTTGCTCCCTCACCGGGCGATGAACTGATTCTCTACCAAGTTCTTTTAGGGGCTTGGGCGCCAACGCTTGACCCGCTGGACAATGACGAGATGCAAACGTTTACCCAGCGGCTCGCTCAGTGGCAGCAAAAAGCCCTGCGCGAAGCCAAGTTACGCAGCCATTGGCTATGGCCAGATGATACTTATGAGTCCGCTTCTCAAGCGTTCCTTGAGGACTTACTGACCACGCCGCCCCTGCGCGATTCCATTGCAGCGGCGGCACGCACTATCGATCTACCGGGCGCCCTCAATGGCCTCGTACAGACGGTACTGCGCCTGACCGTACCCGGCGTGCCTGATCTTTACCAAGGTGGCGAATTCTGGGATTACAGCTTGGTCGATCCTGATAACCGCCGCCCCGTCGACCATGCTGCGCGTCAAGCAGCGCTTGAAGCGGCCCTAACGCCTACAGAGGCACTATTAACGTGGCGGGATGGACGAATAAAGCAAGCGCTCATCGCCCGGTTACTGGCGTTGCGCCATCGTCATCCGCGGCTATTTACCCACGGTGATTATCATCCTATCTCGGCAACCGGTGAGCATGCCGACCACGTGGTGGCATTTACCCGGCGTTACGCTGGCTACCGGTTGTTGGTGGTAGTACCCAGGCTGACAACTGCGCTGCTTGGCAACGCCGAACTACCGCATATTCCCCCGTCACACTGGGGAGATACTTTGCTACA includes the following:
- the malQ gene encoding 4-alpha-glucanotransferase; translated protein: MKVSLRELAEAAGLLLEWENSDGEPCQLSEQAQRNLLEVLGYSTASESAMEEGLQRLKRLHAPQSPREWPPLLTADCDTPITLPSPLPPGTVFTLQLEQGGSQKGYLDDDGAVPNVTEIGYHQLQIADTELTLAVAPHQCYSLSDASGEATPRLWGLAAQLYALRRPGDGGIGDTLALEQCILHAAEQGADALAISPTHAMFSADPERYSPYSPSTRLLYNVLYSAAETLLGETSVHDAQARNGLQAELRRLEADDYLDWPEAARVKLSWLRYLFDDFMVREDDEAQALHREMQAFRRAGGALLEDHCRFEALQRELGPGDWREWPEELRDPASPKLAHFAETRADEIGFHAFLQWITADGLSHAQRTARENGMAIGLIADLAVGADAGGSQTWSRPTDMLEGVSIGAPPDLFNAYGQDWGLAAFSPDGLKRSGFRSFIDMLRSAFAHAGGVRIDHILGLLRLWLIPRGAPPTEGGYLRYPLDDMLRLVALESWRHRGIVIGEDLGTVAPGFREHLSARGILGMQVLWFEQDEAHNFLAASDWNPHAMATSSTHDLPTVAGWWAGRDIEWRSRLGLLKETQSAESERLARRQERAKLAATLGLLGVKPTTETLEAADIPASQVLDACARHLAATPAPLLLLPVEDALGLEEQANLPNTVDEHPNWRRRWAYDANDLLTSDEVRQRLAALTRARKDSSSGKPSRSALSGKSTHE
- the treY gene encoding malto-oligosyltrehalose synthase, which gives rise to MNEILATVRLQFHRDFTLEDAEHWVDYYASLGVSHIYASPLQASRAGSPHGYDGVDPTRIDPELGGEAALERLVSRLRSRGMGLILDIVPNHLAVGGSQNQWWQDVLAWGKDSPYADFFDIDWHAGLNNALNNGINHTDPSLVGKLLVPFLGDPYAEILHSGELELSYDADTAGFHVDYHEHRFPIDPRHYGDILRFAEHNVLHEQAAFFDALQQREDAYTAADEARYQLSKVMESPAARQSLDAVLPLFDGANPNGAIRLHNLLERQHYRLAWWRTASDEINWRRFFDVTELGGLRVEVPEVFEAVHALPLRLVEAGWVDGLRVDHVDGLADPRGYCLKLRQRLDALQAKRPADVPLQVALYVEKILGDGETLHDDWGVDGTSGYEFMNEVSGIQHDPASAAPLRKLWQEISGRDVDFSTEVRLARREILTSLLASEFNACANALHAVARAQLASRDITLAAISRALEALIVHFPIYRSYADEAGRPAADAPFFAQAMRGARQALNPPDVAVLEALERWLGGEAPCDIAKDDERRLRQRAIVRFQQLTSPVAAKAVEDTAGYRSAVLISRNDVGFDGEHFSHSPKHFHEANARRARQFPRTMVTTATHDHKRGEDVRARLAALSEHATHFATNIEHWRRLAAPLRRSLPNGVAPSPGDELILYQVLLGAWAPTLDPLDNDEMQTFTQRLAQWQQKALREAKLRSHWLWPDDTYESASQAFLEDLLTTPPLRDSIAAAARTIDLPGALNGLVQTVLRLTVPGVPDLYQGGEFWDYSLVDPDNRRPVDHAARQAALEAALTPTEALLTWRDGRIKQALIARLLALRHRHPRLFTHGDYHPISATGEHADHVVAFTRRYAGYRLLVVVPRLTTALLGNAELPHIPPSHWGDTLLQPDAGVWQGILTESSLEIGDHGLPIASLLAELPVGVYLRDDDTESSGAWVAS